From the genome of Uranotaenia lowii strain MFRU-FL chromosome 1, ASM2978415v1, whole genome shotgun sequence, one region includes:
- the LOC129761059 gene encoding uncharacterized protein LOC129761059: MGDLGECMLINRIASKLDPETRKAWELSQTAGELPDYDDTIEFLRERCRVLEKIRLSIKPVIKNSRPTRDFQETKVKASVLVATHNKCPQCPKSHKLWECDDFKSASLSDKYATLRRSGLCFNCLLQGHRSPDCSSHSTCKKCKKRHHTFLHPDDGFKKPSKLVGKTSSTKLEESKPEQPSRDDNDETNRSNFCVQPRDFDRQILLSTTMVLVHGKGDQLYPCRVLLDSGSHTSFVTERFATLLAFKRIPAKYSISGLNDIQTKVRSKVHTKVESRIANYSVCLELLVVPKITGNLPLTKIETAALSLPNDLQLADPEFDVPGKINMLLGAEVFFDMLKSDRMHIPRCSAVLQETQFGWVLSGSVPIEANSVVHSFCTTVTEENLDRLVNRFWEIESFENDNFPPSTTEQDCLRHFEETHRRDSEGRFIVRLPFNDDKNRLGNSKRMAERRFLALEKRLDQAPELKKQYSDFWKEYESLGHMRENRTADADQTSSFYLPHHYVLKPSSTTTKLRVVFDGSATSDSGVSINQTQMIGPIVQNDLIAILLNF; the protein is encoded by the coding sequence ATGGGTGACTTAGGCGAATGCATGCTCATCAATCGCATTGCTTCAAAACTTGACCCAGAAACCAGAAAGGCGTGGGAACTATCTCAAACTGCTGGAGAGTTGCCAGATTATGACGACACCATTGAATTCCTTCGTGAACGATGCCGAGTATTAGAAAAGATTCGACTTTCAATAAAACCCGTTATCAAGAATTCAAGACCTACAAGAGATTTCCAAGAAACGAAAGTAAAGGCAAGTGTGCTGGTTGCAACTCACAACAAATGTCCTCAATGTCCGAAGAGTCACAAACTTTGGGAGTGTGATGATTTTAAAAGTGCTAGTTTGTCTGATAAATACGCTACCCTCCGCCGCAGTGGCCTTTGTTTTAATTGTTTGCTGCAAGGTCACAGATCGCCAGATTGCTCCTCCCATAGTACGTGCAAGAAATGCAAGAAACGTCATCATACTTTCCTGCATCCTGATGATGGTTTCAAGAAGCCCAGCAAGCTTGTTGGTAAAACATCGTCTACGAAATTGGAAGAATCGAAACCCGAACAACCGTCGAGGGATGACAACGATGAAACGAACCGCTCCAATTTTTGCGTCCAACCGAGAGATTTTGACAGGCAGATTCTCCTTTCGACAACAATGGTTCTTGTTCATGGCAAAGGCGATCAACTCTACCCCTGTCGTGTTCTCCTTGACTCGGGTTCTCATACTAGCTTCGTGACTGAACGATTTGCGACGTTATTGGCTTTTAAAAGAATTCCGGCTAAGTACAGCATTAGTGGTTTGAATGACATCCAAACTAAGGTCCGTTCCAAAGTCCATACGAAGGTGGAATCTCGTATCGCCAACTATTCTGTTTGTCTTGAGCTGCTTGTGGTACCCAAAATTACTGGCAATCTTCCGTTAACGAAAATTGAAACTGCTGCTTTGAGTTTGCCAAACGACCTCCAACTTGCGGACCCTGAGTTTGATGTACCTGGTAAAATCAACATGTTATTAGGAGCGGAGGTATTTTTCGACATGCTGAAGTCTGATCGGATGCATATTCCTCGTTGTTCCGCTGTGCTCCAAGAGACTCAATTTGGCTGGGTTTTAAGCGGTTCCGTTCCCATTGAAGCAAATTCTGTCGTCCACTCGTTTTGTACCACCGTTACCGAAGAAAATCTAGACCGATTGGTAAACCgtttttgggaaattgagtCATTTGAAAACGATAATTTCCCTCCTTCGACCACAGAACAAGATTGCTTGCGACATTTTGAGGAAACACACCGACGTGACTCTGAGGGACGATTTATTGTTCGGCTCCCTTTCAATGACGACAAAAATAGACTGGGCAACTCAAAACGCATGGCTGAGAGAAGATTCTTGGCTCTAGAGAAACGTCTCGATCAAGCACCAGAATTGAAGAAGCAATACAGCGACTTTTGGAAGGAGTATGAATCACTTGGGCATATGAGGGAGAATCGAACAGCCGACGCAGATCAGACTTCAAGTTTCTACTTACCGCACCACTACGTTTTGAAGCCATCCAGCACGACAACTAAGCTTCGCGTAGTGTTCGATGGATCTGCTACTTCGGACTCTGGGGTCTCGATTAACCAAACGCAGATGATAGGACCGATTGTGCAAAATGACTTGATCGCTATCCTGTTGAACTTTTGA
- the LOC129761061 gene encoding uncharacterized protein LOC129761061, which yields MAYVVRFCDYIRNGKKTLTKGLLQADEMKRASTLILRLVQAEMFETEIKLITTDRLVKSPLLNLSPFIDSHDGLLRVGGRLKNAQVPYEYKHQALLPDKHPLTITLIRHLHLTNLHVGQRSLLAIVRQRYWPLKAKNLIRKIVHDCVPCYRLKPKRSTQFMGDLPDYRVQPAPVFTNTGLDFAGPFKVRATTKLRSPQTTKGYICVYVYMATRCIHLELVSDLTSEAFLGSLQRFVSRRSLVERIYSDNATNFEGANNELRRLAALFLEEQHQRIINDFTTQRGIQWSFIPPHSPHFGGIWEAGVKSVKTHLKLILAEHCLSYEQFSTVLAQIESILNSRPLCPLSDDPNDIRAITPAHFLIGREFQAIAEPSYQDIPANRLSRWQFLQDLKQKFWKIWMTHYLHELQQRQKDFKHTTFKEGSLVLLVDENLPPLQWVMARIKELIPAKDGHTRVVSLQLPNGKTTTRVVKKICLLPLDT from the coding sequence ATGGCTTACGTCGTGCGTTTTTGTGATTACATCCGCAATGGAAAGAAAACGCTAACCAAGGGTCTATTGCAAGCTGACGAAATGAAACGAGCGTCAACCCTTATTTTGAGACTTGTCCAAGCTGAAATGTTTGAAACAGAAATCAAGTTAATAACAACCGACAGATTAGTAAAATCCCCGCTCCTCAATCTTAGTCCGTTCATTGATTCACATGATGGTTTGCTTCGCGTTGGTGGTCGTCTGAAGAACGCACAAGTACCCTACGAATATAAACACCAAGCACTACTGCCAGATAAGCACCCACTGACAATAACACTGATACGGCATCTGCATCTTACGAACCTCCACGTTGGACAACGAAGTCTCTTAGCCATCGTCAGGCAGCGCTACTGGCCCCTCAAGGCAAAGAATCTTATACGCAAGATCGTACATGATTGTGTACCATGTTACCGCTTGAAACCGAAAAGATCCACACAGTTTATGGGAGATTTACCAGATTACCGTGTCCAACCAGCACCAGTATTTACGAATACTGGCCTCGATTTCGCTGGACCGTTCAAGGTTCGTGCTACTACCAAGTTGAGAAGCCCTCAGACAACGAAAGGCTACATCTGTGTGTACGTATATATGGCTACCCGATGCATCCACCTTGAATTAGTGTCCGACCTGACCTCTGAAGCGTTCCTTGGTTCTTTGCAACGATTTGTCAGTCGCCGAAGCTTAGTAGAAAGAATTTACTCTGACAATGCTACAAATTTCGAGGGTGCGAACAACGAACTACGACGTTTGGCTGCGTTGTTCCTAGAGGAGCAACATCAACGTATAATCAACGATTTCACCACACAACGAGGGATTCAATGGAGCTTCATACCGCCGCACAGTCCCCATTTTGGTGGTATATGGGAGGCTGGCGTGAAGTCAGTTAAAACGCATCTCAAGTTGATACTCGCCGAACATTGCCTGTCGTACGAACAATTCTCAACGGTACTCGCCCAGATAGagtcaattttgaattctcGTCCTTTATGCCCTCTGTCTGACGACCCAAATGATATCCGTGCGATAACGCCAGCGCACTTCCTGATAGGAAGGGAATTCCAAGCAATCGCCGAACCGTCGTATCAAGATATCCCAGCGAACAGGCTCTCTCGCTGGCAATTCTTGCAAGATCTCAAACAGAAATTCTGGAAAATCTGGATGACCCACTATCTACATGAGCTCCAACAGCGTCAAAAAGACTTCAAACATACAACGTTTAAAGAAGGATCTCTGGTGCTGCTGGTCGACGAAAATCTTCCACCTCTGCAGTGGGTTATGGCCCGCATCAAAGAGTTGATTCCTGCTAAGGATGGCCACACTCGTGTGGTTAGCCTTCAGCTGCCCAATGGAAAAACTACAACGAGAGTTGTTAAGAAGATCTGTCTACTGCCGCTGGACACCTAG
- the LOC129761060 gene encoding uncharacterized protein LOC129761060, giving the protein MYRQVALHKDDVSYQRILWREDKSQPLKTFDLLTITYGLASSPFLATMPLRQLAIDEQESYPLAAKIVQRACYMDDILTGANTLEETIQLKNQVVKLLKRGCFSVHKFASNCIELLADVPEEQRESGIEIEDPSINVIIKTLGLTEPATTKREILSQIAKIFDPLGFVGPAVTAAKLILRELWNLNLDWDQQVPEQIGRLWRDYYNQLNCLNGVRWILGEQTAVIELHGFADASDLAYGACLYSRLIRHDGVAEMKLICSKARILPRKTGNHKQITTPRAELMAA; this is encoded by the exons ATGTATCGGCAAGTGGCCTTGCATAAAGATGACGTTTCCTATCAGAGAATCCTCTGGCGAGAGGATAAGAGCCAACCTTTGAAGACCTTCGATCTACTGACCATAACATATGGTCTAGCATCATCCCCATTTCTTGCTACCATGCCACTGCGTCAACTAGCCATTGATGAACAAGAAAGCTATCCATTAGCTGCAAAGATTGTGCAGAGAGCATGCTATATGGACGATATTCTAACGGGAGCAAACACGTTGGAAGAAACTATCCAGTTGAAGAACCAAGTCGTCAAACTACTCAAGAGAGGTTGTTTCAGTGTGCacaaatttgcttcaaattgtATCGAACTTCTGGCGGATGTTCCTGAGGAGCAACGTGAAAGTGGCATCGAAATTGAAGATCCAAGCATCAACGTCATTATAAAAACGCTTGGT TTAACCGAACCTGCAACAACGAAAAGAGAAATCCTGAGCCAAATAGCAAAAATCTTCGACCCGTTGGGCTTCGTGGGCCCGGCGGTTACTGCAGCTAAGCTGATCCTGAGGGAgctctggaatctgaatcttgactgggaccaacaGGTTCCGGAACAAATTGGGCGATTGTGGCGCGACTACTACAACCAACTGAATTGTTTGAATGGTGTTAGATGGATTCTCGGTGAACAAACAGCGGTTATCGAGCTCCACGGATTTGCGGACGCATCGGATTTGGCGTATGGCGCCTGTCTCTACTCTCGTTTGATACGTCACGATGGAGTAGCCGAAATGAAGCTGATATGTAGCAAAGCACGAATTCTACCCCGCAAGACTGGCAATCATAAGCAAATTACGACACCACGTGCCGAACTGATGGCAGCTTAA
- the LOC129761058 gene encoding uncharacterized protein LOC129761058 — translation MSEVESVLCAICSKPEKDPSKVIECLYCYKSEHFKCRNLAGEAIRKLRKQPFYCSLECRNLHAATSKSNDEESRVLKELRTVLTEIRETKSELTEVRNTVKEIEKSQDFVSTKLDGILSEIQELKVNQNKMKKDVFTLQSDQRKIEETVSNLELEVDRINRLALSTNAVILGVPFKANENLNQLVGLIASAVGYDLPPNAITDCKRLISKEDTDNGKNKTIPIRVVFASEKLKEELFEKKKAHGQLLLSAIGYESTIARKIILRDDLTSYGINLLKTAREKQAEVDFKYIWPGRNGVILAKKSDGSKIEVVRCQNDLSKLERSTNRRQLDISSGSSGSPSTPH, via the coding sequence ATGTCCGAAGTGGAATCTGTTTTGTGCGCGATTTGCTCGAAACCGGAGAAGGATCCCAGCAAAGTGATCGAATGTTTGTACTGCTACAAGTCTGAGCATTTCAAGTGTCGGAACTTGGCAGGCGAAGCCATCCGTAAGCTTCGCAAACAACCGTTTTACTGCTCGCTGGAATGCCGGAACTTACATGCAGCTACATCGAAAAGCAACGACGAGGAGTCCCGTGTGCTTAAAGAGCTACGTACTGTGCTGACTGAGATTCGCGAAACAAAATCCGAACTTACCGAAGTTCGAAATACGGTCAAAGAGATTGAAAAGTCGCAGGATTTCGTCTCTACCAAACTGGACGGTATTTTGTCTGAAATTCAGGAGCTGAAagtgaatcaaaacaaaatgaaaaaggaTGTCTTTACTCTGCAAAGTGACCAGcgaaaaattgaagaaactgTGTCTAACCTGGAGCTGGAAGTCGATCGGAttaatcgtttggcattatcgACGAACGCAGTAATTCTGGGTGTTCCTTttaaagcaaacgaaaatctTAATCAATTAGTTGGACTGATTGCTAGCGCTGTTGGTTACGATCTCCCCCCCAATGCTATTACGGACTGTAAGCGTTTGATTTCAAAGGAAGATACAGACAAcggaaaaaacaaaaccatcCCGATCCGCGTTGTTTTTGCAAGTGAGAAATTGAAGGAAGAACTGTTTGAGAAGAAAAAGGCTCACGGGCAATTATTGTTATCGGCAATAGGTTACGAATCCACAATTGCCAGGAAAATTATCTTACGGGACGACCTAACATCCTATGGAATCAACCTGCTCAAGACAGCTCGTGAAAAACAAGCTGAAGttgatttcaaatacatttggcCTGGTCGAAACGGAGTCATCCTTGCTAAGAAATCCGATGGATCCAAAATTGAGGTCGTGCGATGCCAGAATGATCTCTCAAAATTGGAACGTTCTACTAACAGGCGGCAACTGGATATTTCTAGTGGCTCATCCGGATCACCATCAACTCCtcattaa